A window of Amycolatopsis australiensis contains these coding sequences:
- a CDS encoding DUF7507 domain-containing protein produces MPALVFLASVVAPVARAAAAVPFTVGYDDVVYGDFLYAGNGVLRCPVDADHAPVKGPVGTPTACANSADRKDTLGNDDFFMQWADVDGDPGTFDSAGASVSIPPGARVVFARLNWAGSTAPCGVAPPGTPAAQNVRLSVGSVEPVDVAPSAFAEDGQYYAAHADVTARFAGAPTGSPLDVTVGNVWAPRGFGCVGGWSIALVYAYPQRNPDFAPNKRKIVVYDGHVRQTAGAPPAETAITGFRATAADAHIGVTAYDGDWGGSGDRFLVDGTPAAEPATGGTSNFFISNADNAAAPRVKNNFSVDAKAFNIDSIPAGATSAKLAFVTSGDDYLAQNMAFSVPVPELQLAMRAKQPKAHAGDPVTFAVAVTNPGSVAASGVQVADETFPACAKQIGTLAPAQTVTYDCTAIAMADDFTNTAKVTGTSALGDALDGVAAVAVDVLHPALGMTKTADKVAYRAGDAAVFTINVTNTGDTSLADLRVSDPKTPSCALAGSLAPGESRTRTCAAQAPIADGVNTASAVATDELGKQVTATADAPAPTIAPAIEVTKTADPPVVHAGDAVSFTVTVKNTGDSPLAPVKVTDDTTTSCSRTFDGLAAGATRSYSCTANPPSTTTSHATATGADLSGRPVTATASATVTVITPVLTLTKNAAPAIVRAGDPVTYTITVANAGDAPLTEVAVTDDRTPACTRTIGALPPQGGQTYTCTAPAPPDDFTNTAAASGKDELGRTVKVTVDAVVDVIHPAVALSAQASPAAVREGDRVTWTITATNTGDVPLADAAVADDQVPACAKPLGTLAPQGSTTYTCTTVAGATGLTNRPTVTGVDPTARPVTASTEATFAVQHPAVAVTAQLQGGPFREGDAVPLRVEVRNTGDVPLTGVRVTDSTASAPQAPATQGPAAEGSAAWAPAAEGSAARAPAAEGPAARAPAAEGPAAWAPAAEGPAAQVPAMPAQAPGTPATHTAHPGSGPQARATGCAQVLDGALDPGGTRVYACAVTAPADDVTVAVQVTGIPPTGPAVAAAATATVDVIHPAIAISRTVDPTMVRPGDTVTSAITVTNTGDSPLRDVSVADQLAPACTKALGTLEPQATQTYTCAQTAGNTDFTATARVTGTDATNRPVTATAGRPVDVIHPAVTIADDATPAQVRQGDTVTFTLVVANTGDVPLTDVSIADSRTPACAQSIGTLPPGALQRRSCKVNAGTDNFVSSATVTGTDPTKRQVSATDDAAYTVLHPGLSITQHTNGPYRQGDTVTFTVTVTNTGDGPLTAVTVTDNQAPSCAKTFDKLEAGAMQKYDCAMTAPQDDVTTTVEARATAPVGPPVSAQDTAAVDVIHPGLKITKTAEPSIARPGDEITFTITVRNTGDVPLSEVSIVDKDSCVKKLGTLEPAARQVYTCAAKAPSDDFTAAANVTGMDPTGRPAQSKAEVKIDVVHPEIALMKDATPYEVREGDTVTFAVLIKNIGDVPLTAVSVVDDHTPSCAHAVPELAADAEFSYTCTTVAGKQGFSGKATVTGQDPTGRPVSASGEAAFIVRSG; encoded by the coding sequence TTGCCCGCACTGGTCTTCCTGGCCTCGGTCGTGGCGCCGGTGGCGCGCGCGGCCGCGGCCGTCCCGTTCACGGTCGGCTACGACGATGTCGTCTACGGCGACTTCCTGTACGCGGGCAACGGCGTCCTGCGCTGCCCCGTCGACGCCGACCACGCGCCGGTCAAGGGGCCCGTGGGCACGCCAACGGCGTGCGCGAACAGCGCGGACCGCAAGGACACCCTGGGCAACGACGACTTCTTCATGCAGTGGGCGGACGTCGACGGCGATCCGGGCACGTTCGACTCGGCCGGCGCGTCGGTGAGCATCCCGCCGGGCGCGCGGGTCGTCTTCGCGCGGCTGAACTGGGCCGGCAGCACGGCACCCTGCGGTGTCGCGCCGCCCGGGACACCGGCGGCGCAGAACGTCCGGCTCTCGGTGGGCAGCGTGGAACCCGTCGACGTCGCGCCTTCCGCGTTCGCCGAGGACGGCCAGTACTACGCCGCGCACGCCGACGTGACCGCCCGGTTCGCGGGCGCGCCGACCGGGAGCCCGCTCGACGTGACGGTCGGCAACGTCTGGGCTCCCCGGGGTTTCGGCTGTGTGGGCGGCTGGTCGATCGCGCTGGTTTACGCGTACCCGCAGCGCAATCCGGATTTCGCGCCGAACAAGCGCAAGATCGTCGTCTACGACGGGCACGTGCGGCAGACCGCCGGCGCCCCGCCCGCGGAAACGGCGATCACCGGCTTCCGCGCGACGGCCGCCGACGCGCACATCGGCGTCACGGCCTACGACGGCGACTGGGGCGGCTCCGGCGACCGGTTCCTGGTCGACGGCACCCCGGCCGCCGAGCCCGCGACCGGCGGAACGTCGAACTTCTTCATCTCCAACGCCGACAACGCCGCCGCGCCGCGGGTGAAGAACAACTTCAGCGTGGACGCGAAGGCGTTCAACATCGACAGCATCCCAGCGGGCGCGACGAGCGCGAAGCTCGCCTTCGTCACCAGCGGCGACGACTACCTCGCGCAGAACATGGCGTTCTCGGTGCCGGTGCCCGAGCTGCAGCTCGCGATGCGCGCGAAGCAGCCGAAGGCGCACGCCGGTGACCCGGTCACGTTCGCCGTCGCGGTGACGAACCCCGGCAGCGTCGCCGCGTCCGGTGTGCAGGTGGCCGACGAGACGTTTCCCGCGTGCGCCAAGCAGATCGGCACGCTCGCACCGGCCCAGACCGTCACCTACGACTGCACGGCCATCGCGATGGCTGACGACTTCACGAACACGGCGAAGGTGACGGGCACGAGCGCGCTCGGAGACGCGCTCGACGGCGTCGCGGCCGTGGCGGTCGACGTCCTGCACCCGGCGCTGGGCATGACGAAGACGGCCGACAAGGTTGCCTACCGCGCCGGTGACGCGGCGGTGTTCACGATCAATGTCACGAACACCGGCGACACGAGCCTCGCCGACCTGCGGGTCAGCGACCCGAAGACACCGTCGTGCGCGCTGGCCGGAAGTCTTGCTCCGGGCGAAAGCCGCACCCGGACGTGCGCGGCTCAGGCCCCGATCGCCGACGGAGTCAACACGGCGAGCGCGGTGGCCACCGACGAGCTGGGCAAGCAGGTCACGGCGACCGCCGACGCGCCGGCGCCGACGATCGCGCCCGCGATCGAGGTCACCAAGACCGCGGACCCGCCGGTGGTCCACGCGGGCGACGCCGTCTCGTTCACGGTCACGGTGAAGAACACCGGCGACAGCCCACTGGCACCGGTCAAGGTCACCGACGACACGACGACATCGTGCTCGCGCACGTTCGACGGCCTTGCCGCGGGCGCAACGCGGAGTTACTCGTGCACGGCGAACCCACCGTCGACGACCACCTCGCACGCGACGGCCACAGGCGCCGACCTGTCGGGCCGCCCGGTGACGGCGACCGCGTCGGCGACGGTCACGGTGATCACGCCGGTGCTGACGCTGACGAAGAACGCGGCGCCGGCCATCGTGCGCGCAGGCGACCCGGTCACGTACACGATCACGGTCGCCAACGCCGGTGACGCGCCGCTGACGGAAGTCGCGGTCACGGACGACCGGACTCCGGCGTGCACCAGGACGATCGGCGCGCTGCCACCGCAGGGCGGGCAGACGTACACGTGCACGGCACCGGCCCCGCCGGACGACTTCACCAACACGGCGGCCGCGTCGGGCAAGGACGAGCTGGGCCGCACGGTGAAGGTCACGGTCGACGCGGTGGTGGACGTGATCCACCCGGCGGTGGCCCTGTCGGCCCAGGCATCACCGGCAGCGGTCCGCGAAGGCGACCGCGTGACGTGGACGATCACGGCAACCAACACGGGTGACGTGCCACTGGCCGACGCGGCGGTAGCGGACGACCAGGTCCCGGCCTGCGCGAAGCCCCTCGGCACGCTCGCGCCCCAGGGCAGCACGACGTACACGTGCACGACGGTGGCGGGCGCCACGGGCTTGACGAACAGGCCGACGGTGACGGGCGTGGACCCGACGGCCCGCCCGGTGACGGCCAGCACAGAGGCGACCTTCGCCGTGCAGCACCCAGCGGTGGCAGTCACGGCGCAGTTGCAGGGAGGCCCGTTCCGCGAGGGCGACGCTGTGCCGCTGCGCGTGGAGGTGCGCAACACGGGTGACGTGCCGTTGACGGGTGTCCGGGTCACGGACTCGACCGCCAGTGCACCGCAGGCTCCGGCCACACAGGGTCCGGCCGCCGAGGGTTCGGCTGCGTGGGCACCAGCTGCCGAGGGTTCGGCTGCGCGGGCACCGGCCGCCGAGGGCCCGGCCGCGCGGGCACCAGCTGCCGAGGGCCCGGCCGCGTGGGCACCAGCTGCCGAGGGCCCGGCCGCGCAGGTGCCAGCCATGCCTGCGCAGGCTCCCGGCACGCCAGCCACCCACACCGCGCACCCCGGCTCCGGGCCGCAGGCGCGGGCCACCGGCTGTGCCCAGGTCCTCGATGGCGCCCTCGACCCCGGCGGCACCCGGGTCTACGCCTGCGCCGTCACCGCCCCGGCCGACGACGTCACCGTGGCCGTTCAGGTCACCGGCATCCCGCCGACCGGCCCCGCCGTGGCCGCCGCTGCCACCGCGACCGTCGACGTCATCCATCCGGCCATCGCGATCAGCAGGACTGTCGACCCGACCATGGTCCGTCCTGGCGATACCGTCACCTCGGCCATCACGGTCACCAACACCGGCGACAGCCCGCTCCGCGATGTCTCCGTAGCCGACCAGCTCGCCCCGGCCTGCACCAAAGCCCTTGGCACGCTGGAACCGCAGGCAACGCAGACCTACACCTGCGCCCAAACCGCCGGGAACACCGACTTCACCGCCACCGCGCGCGTCACCGGTACCGACGCCACGAACCGTCCCGTGACCGCCACCGCCGGCCGACCGGTCGATGTCATCCACCCGGCGGTCACCATCGCCGACGACGCCACGCCCGCACAGGTCCGGCAAGGCGACACCGTCACATTCACCCTCGTCGTCGCGAACACCGGCGATGTCCCGCTCACCGACGTGTCCATTGCGGACAGTCGCACTCCGGCGTGCGCTCAGTCCATCGGCACCCTCCCTCCCGGCGCTCTCCAACGCCGCTCCTGCAAGGTAAACGCCGGCACCGACAATTTCGTGAGCTCGGCCACCGTAACCGGAACCGATCCGACGAAACGCCAGGTCAGCGCCACCGACGACGCGGCGTACACCGTCCTGCACCCCGGGCTCTCGATCACGCAGCACACCAACGGCCCCTACCGCCAAGGCGACACCGTGACGTTCACGGTCACCGTCACGAACACCGGCGACGGGCCGCTGACCGCCGTCACCGTCACGGACAACCAAGCCCCGAGCTGCGCAAAGACGTTCGACAAGCTGGAAGCCGGCGCCATGCAGAAATACGACTGCGCCATGACGGCACCCCAGGACGACGTCACGACCACCGTCGAAGCCCGCGCCACGGCTCCGGTCGGGCCGCCGGTCAGCGCGCAGGACACCGCGGCCGTCGACGTCATCCATCCCGGCCTGAAGATCACGAAAACGGCTGAACCGAGCATCGCCCGCCCGGGTGACGAGATCACGTTCACGATCACCGTTCGCAACACCGGCGACGTTCCGCTCAGCGAAGTGTCTATTGTGGACAAGGACTCCTGCGTGAAGAAGCTCGGCACGCTCGAACCCGCAGCCCGGCAGGTCTACACCTGCGCCGCCAAGGCGCCGAGCGACGACTTCACCGCCGCCGCGAACGTAACAGGAATGGACCCGACCGGTCGCCCAGCGCAATCGAAAGCCGAAGTGAAAATCGACGTCGTCCACCCCGAGATCGCGTTGATGAAGGACGCCACCCCGTACGAAGTCCGCGAAGGCGACACGGTTACCTTCGCCGTTCTCATCAAGAATATCGGCGACGTCCCGCTGACCGCCGTCTCGGTCGTGGACGATCACACGCCGTCGTGTGCGCACGCCGTGCCGGAGCTCGCGGCCGACGCCGAATTCTCCTATACCTGCACGACCGTCGCCGGGAAACAGGGGTTCTCGGGCAAGGCGACCGTCACCGGCCAGGATCCGACGGGGCGCCCGGTGTCGGCGTCCGGTGAGGCTGCCTTCATCGTCCGAAGCGGCTGA
- a CDS encoding cation diffusion facilitator family transporter: MSDEPEKPGGESTLTVLLAGSVNLAIAVMKLIAGIISGSGAMLSEAAHSVADTFTEVLLLTALKRSSRPADRLHPFGYGKERYFWSLLAAVSIFASGSMFALYEGISTVLGHGEAQSTSVLSYIVLAVAFCLEGTSWLQSLRQVRRDSKAENRSFWTYLRLIDDPTPKTVLFEDSAALVGLLLAFGGIGLHQLTGSEVWDGAASIAIGLLLAYVAYLLGRTNRGLLIGRQADPQIVRGVRDHLSSAPEIEAVVDLQTMLMGTDQVLVCTRVDFDDALGAADLERTCVRLAGELTEKFNDVTEVFIEPVPRTDPELRATVLARYGDIAERWNKQVPGAQ; the protein is encoded by the coding sequence GTGAGCGACGAACCCGAAAAGCCCGGTGGCGAAAGCACTCTGACCGTGCTGCTCGCCGGCAGCGTGAACCTCGCGATCGCCGTGATGAAGCTCATCGCGGGCATCATCAGCGGCTCGGGCGCGATGCTGTCCGAAGCGGCGCACTCGGTGGCCGACACGTTCACCGAGGTGCTGCTGCTGACCGCGTTGAAACGTTCGTCACGCCCGGCCGATCGCCTGCACCCCTTCGGCTACGGCAAGGAACGCTACTTCTGGTCGCTGCTCGCCGCCGTCTCGATCTTCGCGTCGGGCTCGATGTTCGCGCTCTACGAAGGCATTTCGACGGTGCTGGGGCACGGCGAGGCCCAGAGCACGTCGGTCCTCAGCTACATCGTGCTGGCCGTCGCGTTCTGCCTCGAAGGCACGTCGTGGCTGCAGTCGCTGCGCCAGGTCCGCCGTGACTCGAAGGCCGAAAACCGGTCCTTTTGGACATATCTCCGGCTGATCGACGACCCGACGCCCAAGACCGTGCTCTTCGAGGACTCGGCCGCGCTCGTCGGCCTGCTGCTCGCGTTCGGCGGCATCGGGCTGCACCAGCTCACCGGGTCGGAGGTGTGGGACGGCGCCGCGTCGATCGCCATCGGCCTGCTGCTGGCCTACGTCGCCTACCTGCTCGGGCGGACGAACCGCGGCCTGCTCATCGGGCGCCAGGCCGACCCGCAGATCGTCCGCGGCGTCCGCGACCACCTCTCTTCGGCGCCGGAGATCGAGGCCGTCGTCGACCTGCAGACCATGCTGATGGGCACCGACCAGGTCCTGGTGTGCACGCGCGTCGACTTCGACGACGCCCTCGGCGCCGCCGACCTCGAACGCACCTGCGTCCGGCTGGCCGGCGAGCTGACCGAGAAGTTCAACGACGTCACCGAGGTGTTCATCGAGCCCGTGCCGCGCACCGATCCGGAGCTGCGGGCGACGGTACTGGCGCGTTACGGCGACATCGCCGAGCGCTGGAACAAGCAGGTTCCCGGGGCTCAGTAG
- a CDS encoding CAP domain-containing protein, protein MVMVSLSVLLGVFSAATGTWMASAEGNTAQLGAAALVLPDERAGSGGGSGTDVAGRQVQTTTRPTTEAPAPTTSSATPTPTETSETTRPTTSEAAAPPPSTKAAARVAPSTAAQVIALVNDERANAGCKPLEEESHLTEAAQDYSDDMSARNFFSHTNPEGVTFDQRIKNAGYAKPGAENIAKGQTSAQQVMDAWMNSEGHRANILNCSLTKIGVGVTTKGWYWVQDFGY, encoded by the coding sequence GTGGTGATGGTGTCACTCAGTGTGCTGCTCGGCGTCTTTTCCGCCGCTACCGGCACCTGGATGGCCTCGGCGGAAGGAAACACCGCCCAGCTCGGCGCCGCGGCGCTGGTGCTGCCCGACGAGCGCGCCGGATCCGGTGGCGGCAGCGGCACCGACGTGGCCGGCCGTCAGGTCCAGACCACGACGCGGCCGACGACCGAAGCGCCGGCGCCGACGACGTCCAGCGCGACCCCGACCCCCACCGAGACCAGCGAAACCACGCGGCCGACGACGTCCGAAGCCGCTGCCCCGCCGCCGAGCACCAAGGCCGCGGCCCGCGTCGCGCCCTCGACGGCCGCGCAGGTCATCGCGCTGGTCAACGACGAGCGCGCGAACGCCGGCTGCAAGCCGCTGGAGGAGGAGTCGCACCTGACGGAGGCCGCACAGGACTACAGCGACGACATGTCCGCGCGAAACTTCTTCTCCCACACCAACCCCGAGGGCGTGACCTTCGACCAGCGCATCAAGAACGCCGGCTACGCGAAGCCGGGCGCGGAGAACATCGCCAAGGGGCAGACGTCCGCGCAGCAGGTCATGGACGCCTGGATGAACTCCGAGGGCCACCGCGCGAACATCCTTAACTGCTCGCTCACCAAGATCGGCGTCGGCGTCACGACGAAGGGCTGGTACTGGGTCCAGGACTTCGGTTACTGA
- a CDS encoding DUF742 domain-containing protein, with the protein MGEDRRTTGRHALRNTPPVEEPQPAGHVPTQRTLVRPYVLTRGRTQSRRHLAIEALVSTRAGAQWNGARLTGEFRSVRSLCHQPRSVAEVAATLSVPLGVVRVLLDDMAEQGLVTIHDTRVSTEGRPALALMERVLHGLRRL; encoded by the coding sequence ATGGGCGAGGACCGGCGGACCACCGGGCGGCACGCCCTCCGCAACACCCCGCCCGTCGAAGAACCCCAGCCCGCCGGGCACGTGCCCACGCAGCGAACGCTCGTGCGCCCGTACGTCCTGACGCGCGGCCGGACGCAGTCGCGGCGGCACCTGGCGATCGAGGCCCTCGTCTCGACCCGCGCCGGCGCGCAGTGGAACGGCGCCCGGCTCACCGGCGAGTTCCGTTCGGTGCGATCGCTGTGCCACCAGCCGCGGTCCGTCGCCGAGGTCGCGGCCACGCTCAGCGTGCCGCTCGGCGTCGTCCGGGTGCTGCTCGACGACATGGCCGAACAGGGCCTCGTCACGATCCACGACACGCGCGTGAGCACCGAAGGCCGTCCGGCGCTGGCGCTCATGGAACGCGTTCTGCACGGCCTGCGCCGCCTCTGA
- a CDS encoding oxygenase MpaB family protein, with protein sequence MDEPELFRQGGFRLAQRLFIEGDIRGDERQVARIREFAQVQDKLADDVVAWMAQLPKGQGRRLFEDALRGGTPAPGPVKAFFDQVNAKPYWVDDERLDRGAKAITRAGLLGLFPLGDMSLMGGYLASRATKSLVGTGEIEYKATRRLVETATWWIDVTTPGALKHGEQGYASALRIRLVHAHVRAAMNRRDDWDYAAWDRPVNQVQTAGTLLLFSLVYVFGTQLLGLRYSARERGDILHLWRYIGWLMGVDDELLPTGEEDAWRLLWLLAATEFIPDDDSKRLAKALIEANAAVGEGRGAVGKVLSHVSVAVHSSISRLVLGKANADFLGLPNDPVAQAAIVAVAGVNFAAETVRRFIPGATALQERIGEAGRRGYVKRLEKIFAPDTSYAQHMRVA encoded by the coding sequence ATGGACGAGCCCGAGCTGTTCCGGCAAGGCGGGTTCCGGCTGGCCCAGCGGCTGTTCATCGAGGGTGACATCCGGGGTGACGAACGGCAGGTCGCCCGCATCCGGGAGTTCGCGCAGGTCCAGGACAAGCTGGCCGACGACGTCGTCGCCTGGATGGCGCAGCTGCCGAAGGGGCAGGGCCGTCGGCTCTTCGAAGACGCGCTCCGGGGCGGGACTCCGGCACCCGGGCCGGTCAAGGCGTTCTTCGACCAGGTCAACGCCAAGCCGTACTGGGTCGACGACGAGCGGCTGGACCGCGGCGCCAAGGCCATCACCCGGGCCGGCCTGCTCGGCCTGTTCCCGCTCGGCGACATGTCGCTGATGGGCGGCTACCTCGCCTCACGGGCCACGAAATCCCTGGTCGGGACCGGAGAGATCGAGTACAAGGCCACCCGGCGGCTCGTCGAGACCGCCACCTGGTGGATCGACGTCACCACGCCCGGCGCGCTCAAACACGGCGAGCAGGGTTACGCCTCCGCGCTCCGGATCCGGCTCGTGCACGCCCACGTGCGCGCGGCGATGAACCGGCGTGACGACTGGGACTACGCGGCCTGGGACCGGCCCGTCAACCAAGTCCAGACCGCCGGGACGCTCCTGCTCTTCTCCCTCGTCTACGTCTTCGGCACGCAGCTGCTCGGCCTCCGCTACTCCGCGCGCGAACGCGGTGACATCCTGCACCTCTGGCGCTACATCGGCTGGCTCATGGGCGTCGACGACGAACTGCTCCCGACCGGCGAAGAGGATGCCTGGCGCCTGCTCTGGCTGCTCGCGGCCACCGAGTTCATCCCCGACGACGACTCGAAACGCCTGGCCAAGGCGCTGATCGAAGCCAACGCCGCCGTCGGGGAGGGGCGCGGGGCCGTCGGGAAGGTGCTGTCCCACGTCTCCGTCGCGGTGCACTCGTCGATCAGCAGGCTCGTGCTGGGGAAGGCCAACGCCGACTTCCTCGGCCTGCCGAACGATCCCGTCGCACAGGCCGCGATCGTCGCCGTGGCGGGCGTCAACTTCGCCGCCGAGACCGTGCGGCGGTTCATCCCCGGCGCCACGGCGCTGCAGGAACGGATCGGCGAGGCCGGGCGCCGCGGGTACGTGAAGCGGCTCGAGAAGATCTTCGCGCCCGACACGTCCTACGCGCAGCACATGCGGGTCGCCTGA
- the dcd gene encoding dCTP deaminase: protein MLLSDRDLRKELDAGRLGIDPFDPAMVQPSSIDVRLDRFFRVFDNSKYTHIDPQLQQDELTSLVEKEGDEPFVLHPGEFVLGSTFELVTLADDLAGRLEGKSSLGRLGLLTHSTAGFIDPGFSGHITLELSNVANLPITLWPGMKIGQLCIFRLSSAAEFPYGSSEAGSRYQGQRGPTPSRAYQNFHRVDTWR, encoded by the coding sequence GTGCTGCTCAGTGACCGTGACCTCCGCAAAGAGCTCGACGCCGGCCGGCTCGGCATCGACCCCTTCGACCCCGCCATGGTCCAGCCGTCCAGCATCGACGTCCGGCTCGACCGGTTCTTCCGGGTCTTCGACAACAGCAAGTACACCCACATCGACCCGCAGCTGCAGCAGGACGAGCTGACCTCGCTGGTCGAGAAGGAGGGCGACGAGCCCTTCGTGCTGCACCCGGGCGAGTTCGTCCTCGGCTCGACGTTCGAGCTCGTCACCCTGGCCGACGACCTCGCCGGCCGCCTCGAGGGCAAGTCGTCGCTCGGCCGGCTCGGGCTGCTCACGCACTCGACCGCCGGATTCATCGACCCCGGCTTCTCCGGGCACATCACCCTCGAGCTGTCGAACGTCGCGAACCTGCCGATCACGCTCTGGCCGGGCATGAAGATCGGCCAGCTGTGCATCTTCCGGCTCTCCAGCGCCGCCGAGTTCCCGTACGGTTCGAGCGAGGCCGGGTCCCGCTACCAGGGGCAGCGCGGCCCGACCCCGAGCCGGGCGTACCAGAACTTCCACCGCGTCGACACCTGGCGCTAG
- a CDS encoding FAD-dependent oxidoreductase — MARALVIGGGIAGTITAIALHEAGHEPVLFEAYDRGAEGVGAFLTLAVNGLDALLPLGLKDVVRSAGFDSPRMSIALGNGTRLAEFPLGGALPDGTVSQTVLRSDLYVALRDEAARRGIAAEYGKRLIGASQTSSQVRAEFSDGSHAEGDLLIGADGLRSQVRTIIDPDAPAPRYVPLLNTGGFAEGLTLPDEPGVLNMVFGKRVFFCHVVSPDGRVWWFANPARKTEPTASELATLAGEKLRAELLHLVARDRTPAADIIRATRELYPAWPTYDFPRVPVWHRGRMVIIGDAAHATSPAAGQGASMAIEDAVTLGKCLRDVPDVEQALATYESLRRERVEAVVAAGKRNGDQKVIGPVGRVVRDFFIKRVFAKPFDEDPNAFMWNHHIEWNEKIAA, encoded by the coding sequence ATGGCACGAGCACTGGTCATCGGCGGCGGCATCGCGGGCACGATCACCGCCATCGCGCTGCACGAGGCCGGCCACGAGCCGGTGCTGTTCGAGGCGTACGACCGGGGCGCCGAGGGCGTCGGCGCGTTCCTGACGCTGGCGGTGAACGGCCTGGACGCGCTGCTGCCACTCGGTCTGAAGGACGTGGTCCGCAGCGCCGGCTTCGACTCGCCGCGCATGTCGATCGCCCTCGGCAACGGCACGCGGCTGGCGGAGTTCCCGCTGGGCGGAGCGCTCCCGGACGGCACGGTCAGCCAGACCGTGCTGCGCTCCGACCTTTACGTCGCCCTGCGGGACGAGGCCGCCCGGCGCGGCATCGCCGCCGAGTACGGCAAGCGGCTGATTGGCGCGAGCCAGACGTCTTCGCAGGTCAGAGCCGAGTTTTCGGACGGCTCACACGCCGAGGGCGACCTCCTGATCGGCGCCGACGGCCTGCGCTCGCAGGTCCGGACGATCATCGACCCGGACGCGCCGGCGCCGCGGTACGTGCCGTTGCTCAACACCGGCGGCTTCGCCGAAGGACTGACGCTGCCGGACGAGCCGGGCGTGCTGAACATGGTGTTCGGCAAGCGCGTGTTCTTCTGCCACGTCGTCAGCCCGGACGGCCGCGTCTGGTGGTTCGCCAACCCGGCCCGCAAGACCGAGCCGACGGCGTCCGAGCTGGCCACGCTGGCCGGCGAGAAACTGCGCGCGGAGCTGCTGCACCTGGTGGCGCGCGACCGGACACCGGCCGCCGACATCATCCGCGCGACGCGCGAGCTCTACCCGGCTTGGCCGACGTACGACTTCCCACGGGTCCCGGTCTGGCACCGCGGCCGCATGGTGATCATCGGCGACGCGGCGCACGCGACGTCACCGGCGGCGGGCCAGGGCGCGTCGATGGCCATCGAAGACGCCGTCACGCTGGGCAAATGCCTGCGGGACGTGCCGGACGTCGAGCAGGCGCTCGCCACCTACGAGAGCCTGCGGCGCGAGCGCGTCGAGGCCGTGGTCGCGGCCGGGAAGCGCAACGGCGACCAGAAGGTGATCGGCCCGGTCGGCCGCGTCGTCCGTGACTTCTTCATCAAGCGGGTGTTCGCGAAGCCGTTCGACGAGGACCCGAACGCCTTCATGTGGAATCACCACATCGAGTGGAACGAAAAGATCGCGGCCTAG
- a CDS encoding MarR family winged helix-turn-helix transcriptional regulator, giving the protein MSSERAKLVEKVLLRSRELSTETVMFHTAISQTRGLSAVESKVLDYVARFGPQTPKDLARHSGLAPASVTAMIDRLERKGIVNREPHPEDRRRVLIALDKEALASGVHLWDHLVKRMHELCERYSDDELRTVIGFIEAAAALTHESTAKLTGATDG; this is encoded by the coding sequence GTGTCAAGCGAGCGAGCGAAACTGGTCGAGAAAGTGCTGCTCAGGTCGCGAGAGCTGTCGACGGAGACGGTCATGTTCCACACCGCGATCTCCCAGACCCGCGGGCTGTCCGCGGTCGAGAGCAAGGTGCTGGACTATGTCGCCCGGTTCGGGCCGCAGACGCCGAAGGACCTCGCGCGGCACTCCGGCCTCGCGCCCGCGTCGGTGACGGCGATGATCGACCGGCTGGAGCGCAAGGGCATCGTCAACCGGGAGCCGCACCCGGAGGACCGGCGCCGCGTGCTCATCGCGCTGGACAAGGAGGCTCTCGCGAGCGGCGTGCACCTGTGGGACCACCTCGTCAAGCGCATGCACGAGCTGTGCGAGCGCTACTCCGACGACGAGCTCCGCACGGTGATCGGCTTCATCGAGGCGGCCGCCGCGCTGACCCACGAGTCGACGGCGAAGCTGACCGGCGCCACGGACGGGTGA